The Mauremys mutica isolate MM-2020 ecotype Southern chromosome 1, ASM2049712v1, whole genome shotgun sequence genome has a segment encoding these proteins:
- the KCNJ15 gene encoding ATP-sensitive inward rectifier potassium channel 15, whose translation MGTTQINMSSAPLVNGIISADLKTHRPRVMSKSGHSNVRIDKVDGIYLLYLQDLWTTVIDMKWRYKLTLFAATFVMTWFLFGVIYYAIAFLHGDLERDHFPPKHMPCVKEVNSLTGAFLFSLESQTTIGYGFRFITEECPHAIFLLVAQLVITTLIEIFITGTFLAKIARPKKRAETIKFSHCAVITKHNGELCLVIRVANMRKSLLIQCQLSGKLLQTYETKEGERILLNQASVKFHVDSSSESPFLILPLTFYHILDESSPLRDLTPQNLKEKDFELVVLLNATVESTSAVCQSRTSYIPEEIHWGYEFVPVVSLSQNGKYVADFSQFEQIRRSVDSTFYSMDSEKQKLEERYRQEDERERGLRTILLQQSNV comes from the coding sequence ATGGGCACCACTCAAATCAATATGTCAAGTGCCCCACTCGTTAACGGTATCATCAGTGCTGACCTCAAGACACACAGACCCCGGGTGATGTCCAAAAGTGGTCACAGCAATGTGAGGATTGACAAAGTAGATGGTATATACCTACTTTACCTTCAAGATTTGTGGACAACGGTTATAGACATGAAGTGGAGATACAAACTTACCCTGTTTGCTGCTACTTTTGTGATGACCTGGTTCCTCTTTGGAGTTATCTATTATGCCATTGCATTTCTTCATGGAGATTTAGAAAGGGATCATTTCCCCCCCAAACATATGCCTTGTGTCAAGGAAGTAAATTCACTAACTGGGGCATTTCTCTTTTCTTTGGAGTCACAGACAACTATTGGTTATGGCTTTCGTTTCATCACAGAGGAATGCCCTCATGCCATATTCCTCCTGGTTGCTCAGCTGGTCATCACAACCTTGATTGAGATCTTTATCACTGGTACCTTCTTGGCCAAAATTGCAAGACCCAAAAAACGGGCTGAGACTATTAAGTTCAGTCATTGTGCTGTAATTACCAAACACAACGGAGAGCTTTGCCTTGTGATCAGAGTGGCAAATATGAGGAAGAGTCTTCTGATTCAGTGTCAGCTTTCTGGGAAACTTCTTCAAACCTATGAAACCAAAGAAGGGGAAAGGATCCTGCTCAACCAAGCCAGTGTCAAATTCCATGTTGACTCCTCTTCAGAAAGTCCTTTTCTGATTTTACCTTTAACCTTTTACCATATATTGGATGAGAGTAGCCCTTTAAGAGATCTCACACCCCAAAACctaaaagaaaaggattttgaaCTGGTTGTCCTCTTGAATGCCACAGTAGAATCCACTAGTGCCGTCTGCCAAAGCAGAACTTCTTATATACCAGAGGAGATCCACTGGGGTTATGAGTTTGTGCCTgtggtttctctctctcaaaatggAAAATATGTTGCTGATTTTAGTCAGTTTGAGCAAATCAGAAGAAGTGTAGACTCTACTTTTTATAGCATGGACTCTGAAAAACAGAAACTAGAAGAGAGATACAGACAGGaagatgaaagagagagaggtctGAGAACAATATTGTTACAGCAAAGCAATGTGTGA